The Zingiber officinale cultivar Zhangliang chromosome 2A, Zo_v1.1, whole genome shotgun sequence genomic sequence AAGATGACTCTCCCTCTCTCTTTATTAATAGAGGAATTTAATGAGCTAAAAGATGAAGAGAAAGGGATGTCCTTTCATCTTCTTAACTCCAACAGTTTTGACATGCTTTTATTGAATTTGTTACTAAATATTACACATTCTTATAACCTTAAGGTTGGTTTCTTTACAGGTGTCACTGATGAAGAGAGTACTGCAACATTCAAATATGCTACTTATTATGATTAGCATAATTGTTTCAACATCTTTGCATTGTGACAAATTCTTCCACGGTTGATTCTCCTATTTGCTTATCAGTATTTGCATAATTGTTTCGTAGACTTTTATTTCTCTCTTGACATACGATAGTTGTTAAGAAAATGCATCTTATCACAAATGGGATAAACATAATCAACCAATGCTAACCAAATATCCACATTGACAGAGAGGAGAAAGAGATACGGAAAAAGTAGAACAAGAATGAAGAAAGATCTTGTCAATTAGCTCTTGAGAACATTTCCCACCGAAGTGACGCTACAAAAACACACAATAAGCTCAAGGAAAAAGGAGAGCACTCAAAACTTCTGAAGAGAATTTAGGGCAGCAAATGTCTAGAGCTGGAGTGATGTCTATAGCTAATCGCCATCGGAGATGGTGGAGTCGACGAAGCTAGAGCTGCTATCATCAACAAAGAGAGGGGATGGAGCTAGAACTTGAACTTCAATGAAGGGAGGGGATGGAGCTGGAGCTACTGTCATCGACGAAGGGAGGGGACGAAGTTGGAGCTACTATATTGATGAAGGGAGGGGACGGAGCTGGAGCTCCTAGTGATCGTCGACGGAGGGAGTCGTTAGTTTTGGGAGGAAAGAGTTTAGGGTAAAACATGGGATTTTGGGAGGGCAAAGCGCAAGCGCAGGTTTCGTTTTCGGCTAGTGTCTCACATTTTGCATGTGTTTTTCTACTATTCAATTTTTTATCATTTAGGGAATGAGACACGGGGACAGACGTTTTTCAGGATTGGAGATGGAAAATTTTGCATGCAGTCTTcattaacaaataaaattttgcatGTAGTCCCCATTGATAAAATTCTTTATTTCTACTCCCTAGtcaaatatatttacctaattaccCCTGATATtcttaggtataaaaagtctaaaaatgagtataggttcttttaaattcagtacattaaattagaatatagtatattttctatcaaattgaggaTGATTCTTTTGCTACCTATactaattttctttaaatgatactcaattggatgaagaatatattagattttctttaaatggtgctgaatttaagaggaattatattaagcaaGGAAAAAAGTCgtgctcaatttaataaaaattatactcaattgtagtttaaagtgctgaatttaatagaaattatactcatttttagactatttgtacctaCAAAATATGAGGgatattttgatagaaaatatacttgattctagtataaagtgttgactttaagaggaattatactcgttttagtatattttctatcaaattgagcacgattctttttccacttcaattggatagaaaatatactatattttctttaaatgatactcaattagatgaaaaatatactatattttctttaaatggtgctaaatttaggaaaaattatattaagcaggaaaaaagtcgtactcaatttaatagaaaatatactcaattctagtgtaaagtgctgacttttagagaaattatactcatttttagaccttTTTACCTAAAAAATTTAAGAGACAATTAGATAACAATATTTACATGAGGAAAttgaagtaaataaaattttacatgtaagaAATGGAAACAAAGTTTGTTATGATTGAGGACCgtatgtaaaattaaaattatgattagaaatttttttctaatttaccgATTGAAGATTTGAACTAAATTTATACATACTTAAAAGTCATTTCTTTTAGAATATTCATCCCAATTAAACTTTGAACTCTGATCTTTTATTCCTAAACCACACTTATCTTATTTTGGTCCGGTTGATATCCGGTATATAATTATTAAGTATTGAAAAATATTGGGTTTTggcttttaaaataaaatttgaattctGAATTGTTTATTATTTaagtaaaattgaattataatttgatttaaaagtttgatttaaattatttgaattttaatttgaacacatttaaaataaaaataatataaaaataaaaagaatttaatttgaattaaattatgaataattaaataaaatattatagatTTAAATTCGAGCATTCAAGCAATTATCTTAATTATTAGCtctaagaaaattcaaagaagatGAGATCAAATAGCTTAACTAACTAAAATATTGTAGTGAAAGGATGTTCCGTTATTATTCTGATAGGATTTTAGTAcatttttaatttattctgaTGATACAGATAaatctgattaattattttttttaccaaCCAAAatgacttcttttttttttaatttaaaccgATTAAATCTGCGCGACTGTTcctagttcggatcctctgtcccgaacCTTCTCTGTCCCCATGTCTCACTGCTGATCGAACggtccagattacatctcaagggtCTCTTATACATCACAAGAATATTACACATATTTTAAAAATGTCATAATGTATTGAGATATAATCTGGACCGTCTGATCAATAGTGAGACATGGGACAGAAAAAATTCGGGACATAGGATCCGAACTAGACTATTCCACCGTACCAAAATTTCTCACTAAATTTAAAAGGTGCATATGGGTTCTGATAAGTGCGAGATCACCTTTTTGAATTTCAAATCCTTATTACATGAAAATGCATCCTACTTTTAACCGTCGCGCCTCCTGAAGCTTGAAAATCAAAAGTAAATTCTCGATAAATTCAATGAACAGAAAGAACACCAACTCAATCTCTCGCCTTTTATTaacattttttatcaaaaaaaaaaaaaagaatatttcaAGATCGTAATGCTTTGGCGAAATCAAAAGACCTTGGGAAGGGCGACGGAGACGCTGACGGCAAACGCAAAGAGCAGCATGAAGAGTCCGGTGAAGTTGATGACCCGCGACTCCGCACCCGGCGCCGCGTCCATCTGCACCAGCCCCGTCTCCGCCGTGCACACCGTCATCAGAAACACCACCAGCCCCGCCGACTTGTGCACCGGCACCAGCAACCCCCTCATAGCCGGCGACGCCCCCGGAAACCAGAAGTTCACAAACCCGAACACCCACTGCGCCACGTCGCCGCCTTCTCCGTCAATCCCGTTCATAAATTTTACAGCACAAATTAGTATTTTTAATTTGATCGTTACCTGCAGCCCGAACAAGCAGATGGTGAGCATGCCAAGCCAGGAGTGCAAGCTGACCATGTCGGGGAGGGTGGCGGCGTTGTGGTACTTGAAGGCGGCGTAGATCCCCAAAATCCCGAGGCCGAGCGCGATCAGGTGGAGGAGAAGGTGGACGAACTTCTGCAGCATCTTGTCCGCCGGCACTATCTTGTACGCCATTATAGCTGCTCGATCACCATTAAATCAATCCTCTCAAATTCCGATGCAAAAAACAGAGCAGAGCAGGGCGGCCGAGCTGTACCTTCGCCGATGATGAGAATGAAGCCCAAGGACATCACCAGAGGATGCACCTGTCGATTTATAGCAACAAGCTAGTAAAGATCGAGTCGGATTGATGCGTAAGAAGGTTGAGGGGCCTGTACGTTGAAAATGAGGTTGGCGTCGTCGGAGTGGAGGCGGGCGGCGCCGCCGCGGAAGTGGAGGACCCAGACGAGGATGAGGATGAAGATGGTGAGGGCGAAGACGTGGGCGACGTGGGTGATGTGGGCTGCGGCCGCCAGGTACCCGGGTTGCACTGACGTCAGGACCATTTCAAATGGTGCCCGTCGTCTCTGGCGACTGACTGACCGACCAAACCGACGGCGATGTTGCACCCGCTGGCGATAGCCGGTGGCGTTTGGGTATTTGTAGAGATTAAGAATGAGAATTGCGTGGAAAGAAATGGCCGCCGGAGTTGGGTTTGGTATCAAATGGATGGATGAATGCTTTGTTTGCCGTGGAAGGAGGGGAGGAATCAAAGCAACGCATCTTTGGGTTTCTCATCCTCCATAGATTAGAACTTCAGTTATTGTTTAGATTAGGGTTGAATCAAATGTCCAGGAACAAATTTGATGTTccatttgataaaaatttatttatatttgttcaatatacacaaaaaaaaaaataatgaacaaaCTTAAATATATATGTGTTCAACTAGTTTGACTTAATAATATTGGTACAATTTTTCCTGACTCAAAGTTGACCagattgactaagtttgagttgactcaaacttgaatcttgatgtttgagttttgatatttgataatatatgaagattgctGGTGCAATTGTTCATATGAAAAATTGCCGATCAAAAGTAGActagaagagttaagtaggtcaaggttgactatatacttaattgagaaagtcctaactggaggttaggcaaagataaaactaatgggaaggttgacagaagaagaaaattcaagtaggtcagtgttaaCCGAATACTTGGTGTTGGAAGttcaggtgagtgaagccaggcagattggagaGTCTTGATGAGTAAAGCTCGACAGTGGGAAAAGTCTCAGTGAGTGAACCCAAGTGAAAAGCCCTAGTCAGTGAAGGTAGGTAGagggaaatcctagtgaatgaagtcgAGTGGTGGAAatcccctagtgagtgaagtcaaacatgtggaaatccaggtgagtcaacgttgaccagacacctggtgtttgaaagtccaaataggttatggaggatcggacacttgggACGAGATGGTAAGTCTAAGTGAGTTaaggttgactgaacacttggcacaggggaaaagtccaagtagatcaaaggattgactggacacttggtgacgaagttctaacaggtcaaggttgaccagatgctaggcatgaaggAGTATCAATAGGTCACAATTGACCGAATGTTGAGATTGGAAACTCTAAACTTGTGTTAAGAAAGTTaaggttggtcaatcgattaggtgatgttagttagagccctagaactaattatatgatgattgttgtatggactcattgtatcatattcctatgtatataaaggcatttgtgtttggttattatacttacttgtattgatgtcaaataactaagtataatagcgtccttgagtagaaggttcttatctatatcaatcgattagttgaatcgatagtgagatgatatagagaacactactcttaatcattcctagtcaagtattaacattcagggacaatgttaatgcgacgagactagcatgtaggtcaactcgatgacttgatctcacaagtcatggatatagagatatcaagttgacacatgagtatacattggagaatgtatactgaatgatccgccatgagaaagtatcatggatcgttatatgagtgtcatatactttctcatgtgactattagtatgactattagtccttggacctaaagtcacaatggttccctacataaggagttacatactttggcttcatcaaacgtcacccgtaactgggtggactataaaggcgattactgggtatgtaacaaattatgcggagggatgtgagtaatgtagatgggatctatccctcctatataacgggagtgacatcgttattcttgatagagtgaaaccactaagtgcatggtcatgcccaaatgagtcaatatgagatattgagctcatttgattatagtgagtctacttggagttcaagatttagattgatcagaggataacACCGTCTATgcttcaaattgatcaatctagatgtcaaggatagaagggcattatcatatattgtgaatggttacaattagtagtcacaaggtgatgttggatctcaacattcttgtaacttgggtagtaatgatgtgttgctagataccgctcattacttatgcttctaaatgggtttaggagcattgccaacgttacaagaacttatagggtcacacacaaagggcaattagatggagattaggttcatatgatgaaccaaagaggattaggttcatgtgatgaaccaaattggattaaaagtaatccaaactagactaattgagttggactcaatttgattcatatgtccaatgagtctaatttagattatgactcattgaatcaatttaatttaatggatagagattcaataaattaaattgacttgaatcaaaggttggatttgatcaaccatgggagaatttaagtcaagtttgacttgacttaagagggaagatgaagagtcaagtttgacttgaccttgacttgaccaaatgccatgtcattgtgacttggcatagggccgaccaatgatgatgtgtcacatcatcaaaggttacatgagtgtgtgccacctcatgagggagaccaagatttgtgacccttggtataccatggaaataaaaactcctccattaagtggccgaccacttatgtgTGCATTTGGTGTGcttgtgtaactccatcttcttcctcctctcttctcttctctccctctcctcctccttggccgaaatctccatgagtgctagcacactctaaggtttcttctccacctttttgttcgtgtggatacacatagaggggtgttcgcttgacacccttgagatccggcgaaccttggacgagcgggataagcgaagggcttcgcatcaaaggtataaactccttaacatgtatatctaggttagaaaatatgtacacaaaattttgttcttttaatcttctcacggatccggtggcatgggacttcgggatttccgcaacgcaaaaagcggtttttgcagcccgaaagtcccaacagtggtatcagagtcacgtgcgaagcgtgtacgagtttcatttttgtttttatgaaaaacattCAGATATGTAAGTttctatatatttataatttttatagattttatgggtatttttctcgtataggcgaagcaacaagtgtttggacacttgtaggcttcgactatcgagaatACCTTTCCGAAAAGGCAAGGTTtcacccaaatcgttttgggacagcagtttaaggcgctgtaagatcgtcgtaggacactcgtgatattcatttcacgagaaggggcgctgcccctaaccccgcaagaggtattgtcccgcgatcgcgctcgaaaatcgctaaacggggctgtcagaaaaaaaattgtaaaaatagtagtaaaaattacagaaatttatgaaaaatacataatttagtattatatataattttgtgatggtcatggcccaaaaccccaattagattggaaaaattatgttgtaattcataatatggcctgcgtgccattttgtgtgtttatgCGTGTTGTATAAGatcgcgacctacgcgtcgtgccttcctttattttatattcctattgtaaatagtttagacccgaatgtaactcgagtttcaaatttgtaatgtacaaaaattaaagcggtggaaggtccactctgttggtgcaaccttaggtcaaggttgacctggttgaccttactcgagttgtattttgatgtttgaggagaatagaaaagttctattctgatgtttgacgagagtagaaaagttgtattctgatgtttgacagaatacaaacttgggagattgtgggtgcaatctttggtcaaggtagacctggttgacccgaggtgaattgacctgattcgggaaaagtccaagcagggaacttggcaacggaaaagtccaagtatggagacttggcacggaaaagtcctagtgagtgaaactaggtagtttggaagtcttggtgagtgaagccaggcagatggaaaatcctggtgagtgaagccaggtaaaagccctagtgagtgaagctaggcagtttggaagtcctggtgagtgaagccaggcagatggaaatcctggtgagtgaagccaggtaaaagccctagtgagtgaagctaggcagtttggaagtcctggtgagtgaagccaggcagattggaaatcctggtgagggaagccaggtgaaaatcctagtaagtgaagctagatgaaagtcctggtgagtgaagctgggcaagggaaaatccagatggatcaaggatgatcggacatctggtgttgggaagtccaagtaagtcaagggagtgacaggatacttggcacgaaggagaaagtccgagtgggtcaaagggattgaccggacacttggcggggagtcctagcaggtcaagggagtgaccggatgctaagcatgatgtaccaataggtcaaggttgaccggatgttggtttggaaggcttgggacttagtttgggtaaaaaccaagagctggatcgatcagtggatcgatccagtgatacactgagttatctgatcgatttggtgaccgatcagtaaccgatcagtagCTTTCTGTGAGAGTTActaatcggtctggagaccgatcagagacgaggccaactctcacagagagttggctgatcagcctaaggcctgatcggtccacagaccgatcagagtctgatcagTGCGGCTCTGTGagatggctgatcggtctggggaccgatcagcctaggtcctgatcggtccccaagaccgatcagaacactcctggaccgatcaggagtgtgcctaatcggtccaggccctagccgttgcgacacaacggttagtttatgtgtcttcctcttcgcaggttatataacaggtcgagggctacaggaTTTCTGTCGCCTCTCTTTTCTTGctgatcttactgcaatcagagctttgctgagctctcattttcctgaagcttcgtggaagcttccttcggctggttcctgctgttgtaggtgtttcgtgaagttgctgcttcatccagtcgacgagaaggcaagctgtgtttttacattcttactgcctttgtattgtgctgtatctttgtactcctatcttgctgttgcaagaagtttgtggcgaggtttctccacccagaaggagtttctattagccggttttccggggtctcatccaccgacggattgagaggattcgtccaccttacagacacgccgaggagtaggagtttcatctccgaacctcgttacatcgctgtgcttgaggtttgatttctccatttacatttctgttgttatttttccgctgcgctaacttgatttgtagaaagaaacgcgaatttggagtcggctattcacaccccccctctctagccgcgaccgtcgatcctaacaagtggtatcagagcaaggttgctcttcgtcggattaacacccgggggagcacaagctagagaatggatctacttagagaagacatcacgattccacccttctacgatcgcgacgacttcgcgtattggaaggtaagaatgaagtattttcttatgactaacctagtgaattggaattgtgtacgagtaggttttactcctccggtggataaaaagggagaacctctcgagaagaagaagtggacgaaggaacaaatccaccaatccataatcaacgacgaggtaacgaaaatccttgaattttcattacctaatgatatcttgtgtaagataggtggatacaacgatgccaaggagttgtggaacaacttggctaagttccatgaggagagctccaattcaagtcatgaagaggagtcaagtgagccaagtagctcacatcatggaggtatggaattagaagttgagggctactcaacatctaaggaagaagaggaggagagttcttcttcaagattggagcaagaagaagaagcctctacttccggaagggatgaagaagaaagcatacaatcatcctcaaccctaggtaactcaagcaatttactttcaagtaaattacatataatgtgctttaagtgtagggaatttgggtattacaagagtaaatgtccaaagaggattaggaagactccaccggcactaaaggtcaaggaagccggagtcccgatacgcaagggcaaggagcacgtggtgtgtttccaatgcaagcaaaggggacactataggagccagtgtccgagggggaggcaacctcacaaggaaaagagaccgagcacatcgatagggggagctaaggcaaaccctaaggtaacctttaaggcacattcttgcaatttgaataagacacatgttaatagtagttttgttgcaattgtcaataaagataggcatgataacaatagaaatcaatacatgtgcttaggtgccaaacatgttagcctaggtaaggacaattctagaaatgctaaccctagaattaactcatcta encodes the following:
- the LOC122039734 gene encoding probable ascorbate-specific transmembrane electron transporter 2, which encodes MVLTSVQPGYLAAAAHITHVAHVFALTIFILILVWVLHFRGGAARLHSDDANLIFNVHPLVMSLGFILIIGEAIMAYKIVPADKMLQKFVHLLLHLIALGLGILGIYAAFKYHNAATLPDMVSLHSWLGMLTICLFGLQWVFGFVNFWFPGASPAMRGLLVPVHKSAGLVVFLMTVCTAETGLVQMDAAPGAESRVINFTGLFMLLFAFAVSVSVALPKVF